The genomic stretch ccAGGGTCTGCCTCCATACCTCTAATTGTACGTTCACGCCGTCTCGCGTCTCGTCAATCAATACAATATCAtctgcaaataacatacaccacgacacctccccttggatgtggCACGTCAGTACGTCCATCACCAGAGCAAACAAAAAAGGGTTGAGTGCTGACCCCTGATACAACCCCATCATAACCGGAAAATGGTCCGAGTCTCCACCCACCGTCCTCACTCGAGTCTttactccatcatacatgtccttaatcaaccTAACGTAGGCAACAGGtacacctctagcctccaaacatctccacaaaacATCTCCACGTATTAGTTCTATTGATAAACAAAATAGAATTGAAGTTTTTGACTTGGGTAATTGATGGCCAATGATATTTGAGGCCTAAATATGTTGATCTAAAGCCTACAATAGGACTAAAGGTCAAGATGTACAAAAGCAGGCCGATAAATAGATTTTACGAGATGATCATATATGCAGTGGATTCACAAAGGAACAGAGCAAGGCAGGCTTGTGCCTATCATGCAATTGCAATCAAAATGGTACATGAAAGGATCACAGcctaaataaacaaataaagatataagTGGATCTACCTCACCACCGTGCTCCAGAACAGTGTCTTCCACGACATCACTCAACATCTCTATAGAACGGCAAAAACCAATTATGCAGAGTTTCCTGCCCATGTCAAGGCCCTGGAATATTTATCAATTCCATCTCTCATTAAGATGAAATGAAACCTTGAATAATAAAAGTCAACAAGTAGCAGAAATTTTACATTAGTTGCTGCGATGTCAAAGAGAGCACCCAAACAGAGGCCTTGATTTGGATCCATGTAACTGCTCTCGCGAAATCGTTGAAATCTTGGAGACGCTTTCAATTTTCCCTGCTTCTTCTGCATGTCAAAATAAAATATCAGACGACCTGTGCATAATCATTTGCAGAAGCAACTGTCCTTATTAAAGGAGTAGATTAAGTACGGAAGAGGGGAGCAAGGAGTATGCCAAGAAGATATGTAGATTATGAGATGTGTTTTATTAACTTCTACAAACTGCAGGCTTAATCAATTTTACAAGTATGTTGTGTATCTTCCAAAATAGAATAAACTAATACACCTAACAATGTCGAGAGATCCAATGAATGAGCTATAATTGTTACAAGAAAATAGAACCCTCAGGGGCTGGCCTAGTGGCAATTGACTTGAGCCTTGGGGTATGCtccctttcaaggtctcaagttcgaaacccactgggtgcaaacaatttctgagggccatcgaattgggtaaaacctgaattaaccgtggTGCACTTGCGGGAAATTCCTTGCCGAGGGCTTGTACATTCCCGGGATTAGTCGGGGCTCATAGAGACTCGAACACCCggtgcaaatcaaaaaaaaaaaaaaaaatgaatattcAATTATGCCTTTTTGCTCAGATACGGCAAGATAAAACAGTGATAGAACTAATGTTTCCTCCCCAAATGGGGGAAAAATAAGCATACATCAAAGGAAGACATTTGTCGCGGGACCATGTTGCCCCCAATTTGAATCAGTCCATCAGCAGTGAACAGTGTGATTTTCTCCTCCTGTACCCACTGCACAGCTGCAAATATCAGGGGAacacttcaaacaaaatgattgAACTCAAAAAGGAAAGTTAAATCGACTATGACAACCAAGTGACTATAAAAGTGAAGACATCCTAGTTAAATGATGAACTATATGTATACAAAACGGGACATACCACAcagagtcaaaaggaagaaaaagttaAAAAGAGATAAATGCCTGTAAAACATCAAaactgttataaaataaagacagtaaagtaaagacaagtatagagagaaactgatatattattctgattcaaactgatgtacataatgaactgaaatctcttctattcaTAGAAGAGAGTAAGTTGCTGTGTAAACTGCTACTGTAAGCTGTCGTGTAAGCTGCtattataccagatatggataatcttctactgagagcaatgtttatccataacggagtactgaatggataagctcattgtacccagTATAGACAATCTTCTATTAGGGGTAATGattccataacggagtactgaaaggataagctcattgtacccggtatggataatgtttatccataacggagtatcgaaaggataagcttattatacccggtatggataatcttctaccgggggtaatgtttatccataaccgggtaccgaagtgataagcttcttcaggaagcttatttccaatagaatACTAAATAGATAAATACATTTACGGCGGaatcccatatggataagcttcttcaggaagcttatttacaacggagtactaaatgaacatccataatataatatatttataacactccccttggatgttcattaaaagataatgtgcctcattaaaaccttactaggaaaaaccacgtgggaaaaatcctagtgaaggaaaaagaatacacatatttagtaatacgcattgctatgtgcctcattaaaaaccttataaggaaaacctcatgggaaaaaaccttagtaaggaaaaaagagtgcatcgcgtattttactcccccctGATGAAAACTTTGTTtaaaatatttgagtctccgcattccaatcttgtataccatcttctcaaaagttgaagttgtcaaagatttagtgaataaatctgctggattatcacttgaacggatttgttgcacatcaatgtcaccacttttctaaagatcgtgtgtgtagaataattttggtgaaatgtgtttcgttctatctccttttataaatcctcccttcaattgggctatgcatgcagcattgtcttcgtataaaattgtgggtcttttctcacattctaaaccacatttttctcgaataaaatgaattattgatctcaaccatacgcattccctatttgcttcatgaatagctattatctcagcgtgatttgaagaagtagcaacaatagattgctttgtggagcgccatgatatgatagtacctccatatgtaaatacgtagccggtttgagatcgagctttatggggatcagataaataacctgcatctgcataaccaacaaggtctgcactatctttgttagcataaaacaaacccatatcaagagttccctttaaatatcgcaatatatgcttaatcccgttccaatgtctccgtgtaggagaagaactatatcttgctagtaaattaacagaaaatgctatgtcaggccttgtagcattagcaagatacattagtgcaccaattgcactgagatagggtacttcgggaccaaggagttcctcgtcctcttctggaggtcggaacaaatccttattcacttcaagtgatcgaacaaccattggtgtactcaatgggtgcgctttgtccatgtaaaagcgttttaagaccctttctgtataggcagattgatggataaagatctcgtctgctaaatgttcaatttgcagaccaagacaaagttttgtctttccaagatctttcatctcaaattctttcttaagatattcaattgccttttggagctcttctggagttccaacaagatttatgtcatcaacataaacagcaagtataacaaattctgatgtcattttctttataaaaatacatggacaaataacatcatttatgtaaccttctttcagcaaatattcactaaggcgattataccacatgcgcccagattgctttaaaccgtacaaagatctttgtaatctgattgaatacatttcctgagattttgcttcaggcattttaaatccttcagggattttcatataaatttcattatcaagtgaaccgtacagataagctgtaactacatccattagatgtatttcaagcttttcatgtagtgctaaactgatgagatatcgaaatgttatggcatccataacaggtgaatatgtttcatcaaaatcgactccaggtcgttgtgagaatccttgtgcaacaaggcgagctttgtatctttcaacttcatttttatcattcctttttcgcacaaaaacccatttatgaccaactggttttataccaacAGGTGTTTAGAcaactggtccaaagacctctcttttagcaagtgactttaATTCcaattgaattgcctcttgccattttggccaattagatatttgtcgacattcttcgatagatcgaggttcaagatcctcactatcttgcataatattaagtgcaacattatatgcaaaaatattatccaccactatttcagatcgatttaaattaatctcatcaccggtcgaacttattaaaagttcttcactcacatgagcttcgggttcattgatttcttcaggaatctcagaactaatcagatctTGGGTCTCTTcagagatcccttcatagtatcgttttgatcatttgtcgattttctttttcgaggatttcgatccttagaacccaaaggcctaccacgcttcaggcgtgctttagatTCACTAGCtctgctagtagatggtcctactgggacatcaattcggataggcacattctctgctgggatatgtgacttagttatccttttcaaatcagtaaatgcgtctggcatttgatgtgctatattctgtaaatggatgatcttctggacctcctgattacatatagaggtacggggatcaaagtgagataatgatgaaactttccacacaatttttcttttgatttcctttttctctccccctaattgtgggaaatttgtttcatcaaatcgacaatctgcaaatcgagcagtaaataaatctcctgtcaatggttcaagatagcgaataatagagggtgattcaaacccaacatatattcctatccttctctgtggtcTCATCTTACTACGCTGTGGTGGTGCTACtagcacatatacagcacatccgaaaattcgtagatgggcaatatttggttcatgaccaaaaactaattatgacggagaatatttattataatgtgtcggtctgagacggataagtgatgctgcatgcaagatagcatggccccaaacagtagtgggcaatgttgttttcataagtagtggtcttgctatcaattgcagacgtttaataaatgactctgcatggccattttgagtataaacataagctacaggatgttcaacttttatcccaactgatagacaataatcatcaaaagcttgagatgaaaATTCTctagcattatcaaggcgaatagcctttataggataatctgggaattgtacccttaatcgaattatttgggttaatagctttgcaaacgccaggttgcgagatgatagtaggcacacatgagaccatcttgaagatgcatctattaggaccataaaatatctaaacaaccacttggtgggtgaataggtccacatacaTCCCCAtatatacgctctaaaaaggcaggggattcaatgccaaccttcattggtgatagtctagtgatcattttgccttgataacaagcatcacaagaaaattcgtcatttgtaagaatcttcaagttctttaatggatgcccactcgaattttcagtaattcatcacatcattattgatccaggatggcccaaacggccatgccaaagcacaaaagtatttgaatccgtaaacttctggtttacgatagaatATGCTTCaactgtactaatttttgaatagtataagccagaagataaagttggtaacttttcgacaatgcatttctggccagaaatattctttgtaatacaaagatagtccttgttcatttcatctattgtctcaacatgatacccatttcggcggatatctataaaattcaacaagtttcttcgggacttggaggagaacaatgtcattgtctataataagttttgttcccttagccaGAAATAtaatggctcttccggagccttcaatcaaacttatattaccagaaattgttgaaacatttgctttttccttatgcaaataaaaaaagtatttctgatccttgaatatggcatgagatgttccactatcaataacacaaatatcttcatgatttgtctttgatccaaacataatttgaggattatccatattctctaatactttcaaagtatttgctcgagatagCAGAGTGTCGTGctaataacgtgttataaaataaagactgtaaagtaaagacaagtatagagagaaactgtatATTATTCtgattcaaactgatgtacataatgaactgaaatctcttctatttatagaagaaagaaagttgttgtgtaagctgctactgcaagctgctgtgtaagctgctattataccaaatatggataatcttctactgagagcaatgtttatccataacggagtactgaatggataagctcattgtacccagtatagataatcttctactaggGGTAATAATTATCCATaatggagtactgaaaggataagctcattgtacccggtatggataatcttctaccggggataatgtttatccataacagagtatcgaaaggataagcttattatacccggtatggataatcttctaccggaggtaatgtttatccataaccgggtaccgaagtgataagcttcttcagaaagcttatttccaatagagtactaaatagataaatatatttacggcggagtcccatatggataagcttcttcaagaagcttatttacaacggagtactaaatgaacatccataatataatatatttataacaaaaacAATAATTACTCTTTCATTCCGGTCTATGCAAGGGAACCTTTGGAGTCAGAAGTATGCATTGTACATGATTGGACATACAGTACATCTTTCTAGTGTTTGATTTTATGCTACTTATTTTAACACACAcaaagagagagagaaatcacCAGATATTTGGACCTTCCATAGAACAACAAACTTGCCCATAAAGCAATGAAAACATGGTTGATGTTTCAGGGCAGTGTTGGAGTCACAGGACAAAATGTGACATCATACACATGAAACTTGACTGTCCTTAACCAATCCTAACAGAGATTCCTCACCTGTTATCTTTCATCTTAGATCAAAACAATAAAAGGTCCgtaataaatttaaaaaatatccGATCCTCAAGGAGGCAGATGCATGAGCTCCAACTTTGAAGAATTTTAGATGCTTCTTGCATATATGCTtaatatcaagttcagcagtgtTCAAAATTTTACAGCACTTCACTCTCTCCCCCATAATTAGCTATGCATTTATTGCCTATGCATTTATTGCCTGACAACATATTTTATCTTTTTAAATGGTGTACCCAAAGAAGCCTTGAGAACACGCTTACCAGTTACCAGTAGGAGTGGCAAACGagcgggtcgggtcggatatggttcgggtcgaaaataaataatgaaaaaatggataaattatccgacccatatttaatacggataaaaaacgggttaaccggcAGATAATATAgttaaccatattatccatgacttcttgcatatgatcactttttggagaattcttagtctccctaacttgaggaacccccaatttgaggctttacaaatgtaaaagttagactcatTGGGTATCCATTGGttacccattggttatccatttagaaaatggataatatggtttttatccatatttgacccgtttttaaatagttcattatccaacccattttttaatgaATAATATGGGTAGATAAGTTTTTTCTTTaaaccattttgccacccctagTTACCAGTTAATGGTTCATCACACAAGTGCAATATTTTCATAGTAAATTTAGAAGCCACCATCCCTTGTTTTTGGTGAGTCCTAGTCCCAAAGAAAAGAGGGGGAATAAAGGTAAAGCCATGTTGGCCAAGCAAAAACATAATCTCATTAGAATCTCAAAAAAATTGTTTCATATCACGCAAGTCTCTACTATTTGGTTGATAAAACACTACTTcctttttgaatttgaataaccATGTTCACCATTTCTGCATGGTTTCGTACTACTCAGAAGTTTAACATGATAATTGTCATCCATGTGGCCATGTTAAAAGTCTCTCTCCCAAAGATACACGAATAAGCATTATGGCTGAGAAAAACATCAATGAGATACAAAATGACACTGATTCTTCCATCATGTTGCACAGGAAATCAAATTCCTCATCACTTAAGTGATCTCCTATTTTCTTAGACGCTCCTAGAAATGATGGAGTCATGGAGGTGTTGCTCTTTTTTTTCCCTTTGGTTTTCAAGTACAACTATTAACTATGGATCCGAACAACAGATGCATATAATAGCATCAACCAAAATTTGCTTGATTCGGAACTTTATTAGGATTTTCTGTATATGAAATCTGATTAAACTGTTTAACAAATTTTTTGCACAACTTGAGATGCAATGCATTACCCGTAGGATTTTTTGGAGTCATTCTCGAAGCATTCCAAACTAACTCCATTTCTATCTTCCTTCTAATAAGGGTGTATGGCCACAAAATTCACACTTAAAAAACTGTACATACATCTATTGACATACTACTGCATCGTGGTCACTAAATTAAAATCCGTGAAGGAATTACAGCTAGCAGAACTTTTTCAAATATGGCCTAGATTTTCTCACAGAGAGAATTGAACCTTAAATCAAATATGGCCTCGTTTTCTTAAGCATATTATAAAAATATCAATAAACTTTAACTTTGAGGTGGAGACAAGAATGACCTAAGGACTCCAACATTAATTGACAAGGAAACTAACGCAAGTACAATTCTTTAATATTGCAGAGCATCactcttcccccccccccctttttttgtgagaaagagaagagcaaCTTTACTTCCTAATAAAATGTCTTTACCCCACCCACCGCCAAAACACACATAAATTAAACTACACAAAAGGAAAAGCATTAATCAAAACTAAGATAGAATGATagtaaaaggaaaaaagaaaactaTAGATAAAGAATGAACATTCAGCACCTAATTCGTAAGAAAGCCTAAACAAGTGTCTCTGCCGCATTACTGGAAAAAAAGCTAAATTCAACACATACATCAAAATATATCCTTATTTTGTGATTAGTTAAGCCTTAAAATTTTGTTGGGGCGGAGCATATAGAGCCAAGGGGGTTCCATTGAATCTCCTCAGTTGAAAAAACTATGCTGCGCAAGTAGGGAAAAAATGAATTTGTTGGTTATATATAAATTGTTAGAATCCCCTTGGAATAAAGGAAGATTTTAGTGCAGTGGCAAATGTGAATTTAGAAATTGCTTTAGGTCGCAGGTCCAAATAAGAAATGTGacattttagtttttttttttttttttaaccacCTTGCATAAATTCTAGCTCCTCGACTCATTATATATGATACATGATACCAACTAGTTGAATTAAGCTCAATTGTTGTTGCTACATCTCACTTAAGTCTGATATTTGATAGTCTCTTTTATTTGGATATGGGCCTTAGCGCAGGATAAGTGTAAGATTTAAATATCATCCAGAACTGAAGCCTAATTCGCCTTAAAAATAAATTCAGAAGATAGTATTGAAATAAAATAGACTTGAAACAGATCAAATATATTTAAACAAAATTCATATAGCCGAATCCAGCTAGCTTAAGATTGAGAAGCTTTGACTGATATCAGGCTAAAATGAACAGTAGAGAAGAACATCTCAAACATCAAGcagcaaaaaggaaaaaagaaaaggtaattttttgcttttaagttttaaactaaaaatatcaAGAGATAGACGAACATACAAGGATCATCAGAGTCAGAAGATTCCCAAGGATAAGGTCCAAGTGCATCACCGCCAAAGAAACCGCCTGAACCGGACGCCTTCGCAACGAACCGGATGGAGCGGATCGACGATTGGCTCGAGAAAAGCGGCGGTTTACGATAAGCCAAAGAAGATGAACCGGAGGAACACGCCGGTTCTTTTAGGAGAGGAATAGAAGAGACGGAGGAGAAACAGACGACAGCGATCTCCGACATTGCTCGGACGGGAGGAGGAATCTCAAAGGGGAGGAATCGGGGAAGGAAAATGATCGGAATCAAAGGAAAgtaaatagagaaaagaaaaaagggggaaaaagggGCAGAAAAGGAAAGGAGAAGAAATTGACGCCACAGGAAGTGAGGATGACACGTGGACAAAAATCTGTTTAATTACGTTGGGGCGGTGGTTAATAGGATTAGAGGAGTATGAACCGGGTCTGAAACGGTTGGTCCTATTGCCTTTTACGTTTTTGGATAACTTTTGCATTTGAAAGTTTTTTAtgggaaaaaaaaaaggaatttttacctcctatagcaaaggttaacaccttatttattttaaataaataccattttaaaaaattatattctatagatatcttttaatgtttatagtaaaatatttatttttggttacctcctacccttaagccacTATATacgctattttttatttttctttctcctttttcagatttttctctCACATAATTACCGTATTTGATATAAACCTCTCACTTCACGTTCTCTCTCTCTAATTTGATACGTCATTCTCTTCCCTCATTCCGCGAATCTCCGCTCTTTCTTCTCACGCCATGCCAAAGGGTTGCCATTGTTGTTGCCACAAATAACCAAACAAATACTGTATGAAGAAAAGAGCTTCCAAACAAATCCTCTCGCTAGTATAAAAGAGCTTTCATCAAAGATCTTTCAGAGTCAGTATTTCGATCTCATAACAGTGGCTATGGCTACTCAACGAAGGGCAAACCCTAGCTCTCATCTAATTACTGTATTCTCTCTGCCTGTCGTTGTCGTCTCCGTTGAGGTCTTCTTCGAGAAGAGTTTCAACGGTAATTTTCTTCATTCTCTCTATTTCGGGAAAACGTTGCAAAGCTACAATTTGGTTGTTGTGTGGTCGTTTTGAATAAAGGTTAGATGTTGGAGAGACCGGTAGTATCACAGTAACGGGAACAATGACGTTTCGAGTCAGAATCGCGGTCCTCACGACGAGACgacattagggttgttcttgaacaaagacgacggagttttgggctgagcaacttgaagattttgttacctttttttaagtgtatttcaatgtatctcgttgtatttccatatattttattgtattcattgtcttttttccaTTGTATTTTAATGTATCTCGATTTATtccatatatttcattgtattcgttgtctcgctatattccatgaatgtattcatatatttttttaattaatataatttatgtattcaaatgtatatatgtattcaaatgtatctgcagtatgtattcatatgtttttgcaCTATAAATGACCTGCTATACTtcatgtattcagatgtattattatatatttaactatattcagtgtaattaaataatttctctgaagattgctatgtttttgggtatttttcggttgagaatctttttaataactggaaatacaaaatttgtgtgttataattgagtttgttgagttatattaggagtctattatgttaattgattcactttccgtttaaaaactatgtaatcccatgtttcacgccgtaaatacagtcgaatacaataatctatccagctgtaatcccatgtttcacgccataaatacagtcgaatacactcgaatacaaaaatctatctagctgtaatcccctgtttcacgcctagaaattctattgtattcatgaatacagtagcttaaatacatcgaatacaatctaaaaaatctcaaaacatagctataggaagtaatatagtaaatggtagctacaactaggtaataaccactaaaacatagtggtttTTGAAAGTTTCTCAAAAATAATGTGGTTAGAAGAGTTGTGTTTGGATGCATGTTTTCTAATGAAAAGATTCATGAGTAACTCTGGCGTATATGATTTTTCTGTTCGCAGTCTGTCAAATTATAATAAAGTTTAAGATATCATCCCACAGAGATTGGAACCACCTAGGCTACAGATTTATATTGTCTTTGTCACTATTTGAGAGAATCAAGTTGATGAAAGGGGTTGCtcttaaaaatgtaaaataaaagcaataaatttttttaatttttctgaaAATAAAAATAGAGGTTGGAATACTTTGAATCAGCAagataaaattattataataagaTCAAAATTCTATTAATTATTTCTTTGTTTAATGAAATGATTGCTTATTTCTAATTCAACCAAATCACATAAAAGTAACCAATTAATAACACATCTTTCTATTAGTGTTGTCAATCGATTAACAATGAAACAAAGACCTTGTTTAAAGAATGACTACTTATTTCTAAGACATCACTCcacataacaacaatatataaataGCACCGCTCACGCTTAATGTTATTAATTTATTGGCAGTTAGTGACATTAAATAATAATTGACTAATAACACCTCTTTCGATTAGTGTAGTTAACCAATTAAAGTAATGGCTTCAAACAAGAATTATCTTAGTTGAGTGCACCAAGTGAGAAAAAACCTCGTTCGATTAGCCTTTTCTAAATCAATAAACTTGTTTAAATCTTTCTCTTCTCCCGAATATGAAACAAAATAACAAGATAAAGATTTCAGTAAGTGATATAATTATATCAAATAAATAGaaataatcaatatcaaataccTTGGTGCATAATGATGATAAAGAGAAAATCTCAACATAAGAAGATAATAAAATTAAGATAATTATTATAACACTTTTATAGTTTCATCTAGTATCCCAACCAAAGAAAATTACACCATTATGGAGAAAATATAAAATAGAAAAATACTATTCCTATAATAAGAGAAATAACTTttaaaactaaaacaaaactaatTAAAGTTGGTGTTCCCTGCACAAGAATGGTTCTCCTTTTCAATTGAAGTTTACGCCCTTTTTATAGGGACAAGCACAAGCAAAAATTCCCAAGGATGTCATCCTTGGCCTGGGATGTGGTATGGGATGTCATCCTTCGTCTGAGTTGCTCAATTTTCTTCAGTTGTTTCTCCCACGGATGTCATCCTTGGCTctctttctttgcctttgtattCTTCTTTCTGTTCTTTGTCTTTCCCTGCAGTATTTATTATATTTACACaaataataaacaaaaagtaatatatttagaaataaaatattttttatttaatattatataTACTTAAAACATACACAATTTATACTTATCAAATACCCCCATACTTGAACGTTTGCTCATCCTCGagcaaaatacacaaaataaaatagcggctaattttttttaaaataaaattgtgaGAACATTTTTCAAACAAGAATATAACCAAGATCAAAGCCACGAATTCAAATAAACTTTAATTGTACTCATGTTCACTTATTGAGAACCAAAATTATAATACTTTTTAATCCCAAATGTGTCTCACCAAATGAAGAGAGATACCCATAAATCACAATATATCAGTACAAAATAAAAAAGGACATTgaaaaattcgctcactctcaacaAAGAAGTATCTCAGGCCACTGAAAATTTCCATAAGCTTGACTATCATGTGGTTCTCCACTAATATAGGAGTCTTTGAATTGAGATCATGTAGGGCTTTAATAAGGTTGTAATGTTGGTACTAGGACATGTAAGATATATATGAATAAAGTGACTCAAGTCTCTTACAAGCACCACAATACTTTTGACAATTAAGTATATTGTCTTCCTTCTTTCTAAAACAATTTAgcctctttttttttattgtcTTTCCTTTCTAAACTCTttcattgtttttcttgtttgcccttttttttgcAGTTGTCAAAATTCTCTTTGTTGCTATAATTTTTTTCACACGCAACAATTTATTTCTTTTAAAGTCACATGACAACATTCTCAAAAGATAAGTAAACCCAAC from Nicotiana sylvestris chromosome 12, ASM39365v2, whole genome shotgun sequence encodes the following:
- the LOC104221932 gene encoding uncharacterized protein translates to MSEIAVVCFSSVSSIPLLKEPACSSGSSSLAYRKPPLFSSQSSIRSIRFVAKASGSGGFFGGDALGPYPWESSDSDDPSVQWVQEEKITLFTADGLIQIGGNMVPRQMSSFDKKQGKLKASPRFQRFRESSYMDPNQGLCLGALFDIAATNGLDMGRKLCIIGFCRSIEMLSDVVEDTVLEHGGEIVSAEKARKGDLQEKLTMTVAVPLLWGVPPASETIRLAVRNGGGIVDKVYWRWDFL